AAAACTCCCTCAAGGAGTGATGATTTTAGCTGGCAAACCTCATCGCAGACTTTGGGACTGGCTGAACCATTCTTTGCAGTATCATCAGCAAGAAACCTTTCGAGCTCTCTATAACCGGGATAGTGGATGGACTTAAAAGGATCGGAAACATAAAGGGCTGCATATTTTGCCCCAGATTGCTCCACAGAACTCATGACTTCAGTCAAAATCTCACCtgcatatttaaataaaacaacacGTGAATACATTTTAGAGTAATCAGTCTTCACTAAGATAAGAAATGTGCTAATATAGCATACTCTCTGGGAATGGTTGGTCAAGCTCTTTCAGAGACTGAAAGCCTCCATGGCATAGGACAACCAGATCAGTCTCCCCCTTTGTTCTCTTTTCCATCCTCGAAACTAGATGATCCTGTTTATTGTTTATCAGAAAATCGTAAAGGAATTAATAAGATGGAGAAGACAAGGTACTGATCATTTCCATAATACCACATTTTGTATTgatgcatttaaaataaaatttttgaagttgaTTTACATGGACCGAATGCAAGTTTGCAAGTTTCTGGAAATCTCCACCCTCTATAGAGCACGATTCCAAAAATGCAACATTAGCAACTCCCAAACCGTTCCCACAGGCTTCCTTAAAACTTGAAACCAACAAATTCTCCATTGTTTCCTCCTCAGAAGTAGCTACATATGGAAACGCCATTGAGAAGTTGGACTTGGTAAAAGAGTCCTGTTCAACAATATGAATCAGTGACGAAGAAACAGGGAACCGGAATCCAAAGTAATTAATACCCCAACTCGGTGAAATCTAGTCACCTTAAGCAAGTTCAAAAGAGTCGGATCTGCATGTTTGTTCCCTGCAACATCTGAAGAGTGCAACTACaaagaataaaagcaaatatCATAAGTCACGTGGACATGAAAGTTAGCACCAATTGCAGCTTACCACAATGCAACAGTGAACTTcaagaaatgaataaatatttatcaacaTCATAACACGAACATCAACAAGAATTGTTGTATTCATATGCTAAATAGTTCCAACTCATTGAATTAGATTTTAgatttcaataaaataacataGCGAATCTATGCCACTGCAGTACCAAAAGAAGTAAACAAATTCACTCTGCAAAATACAActgaaaagggaaaaagaagcAGCTAAATACAactactattatttttattttccatgttgTGGGCAGAGGTTTGAAAAAAGGATGCTTAATTGTGAagcttataaaataatatacaaaattccAACATTACCTCTCTACCAACAAAAACAACGGCGAGATCAACAGGGCGCTCATTTTTCCTCTCGGAGCACTAAAATCGAAACGGATAATCGCAATTAATcaacaaaatcaacaaatttcaaAAACCATGGCTATAATACTGAAGGGGAATAAAGCTCAAATTACCAGTAAGTCAGACCATCCCCCTTGAGAAAGAACAGAGTTAGCTAGATCCTTTGGAGACATGATCTGATAATTTACAGATTCCTTCGATTCAACGCTAGAGAAACTGCAAATCACAAATCAAAGATATTCGAAATAAATGAGATCCCAATTTACAAGAACCCTAAACTagaaattttcaattcttttacaaattgattcaatgaaatcaaaaccatgaagaaaaaaaaacttacccaGGAGCCCATAGAAAAGCAGGCACGGTGGATGCTAATGAAATCTGAGCCGCTGCGATGAAACCCACCATCATCGCCACCACAAATATCTTGAAACCCATCGCGATTATTCGTATTGTGTATTTTCAAATCAATCTTTCTTTCTCTGTAATCTCCAAAAAGTTGGATCCAAGAACAATCCAgtcaaaattcactaatttttttctttttcctttataatCTGAATAATTTGATCTGATCAATTCATATATGTGAATATGGTGAACCGGATTTTCTTTAGcactaaaaacaacaaaaaaaggaagCTGCAGTTTAACGGTTCAGATGGGCTTGGTTCGGTTTAGTTAAGAGTTTAGACTTTGGGTCATCGGCATTTGGGATTTGGGATTTGGGCCGTCCATTTGTTCGGTTTAGTTTGAcccaatatatataaaagataaagtaTAGGCCTAATTACGAATTTCATCccttaaattatcaaaatttggtCCTCCTACTTTAGGAAAAATGTTAATATAGTATTTGGTAATTAAGTTTCACTGtaatgttcaatttgatttgatgcATGAGTTTGacttaaatattcaatttagtacatgagttttttttctcgtttaaatgttcaatttggtcctcctacttcaagaaaaatgttaatataGTATTTGGTAATTAAGTTTCACTTTAATGTTTGATGCATGAGTTTGACTTAAATGTTCAATGTAGTACCTAAGTTTTTTTCTCTCGTTAGTACCTAAGTTTAGTTCAATATTCAATTAGGtatctgggtttttttttccaattatgTACCTATgtgactatttttttattatttaactatggCATACCTTTCAAACATTCATTGGACCAAATGGTGTCATTCAATTTgtgtatcaatttaaaatttgaagctaAACTCATGTACCAAGTTGAACGTCGATGCTAAACTCTagtaccaaatgatatattaaccCTTATTGAGTAACCATGTTAAACCGTACTATTGAGTCATTGTCCTTGATATTAACAATTCAATATAGCGTGTTTACcaataattaaactaacattacaaatttcataaaatatggtgactaaattcgacaaagtaaaataaagatTCTAATTTATTAGCTTTtacaatttggataaaattcATTATTAGACATAAATTATAAACGAGAAAtataaatcatgaaattaaaaatgtgataaacctttaaaattgccgataaaatttgatttaatatacaaTATGGTGTGTggatttaaatttatgtaattatatatataattttgatttgatttaattatatacgataaaagtaaatttaatttatttttatttcaagtaaatataattaattgtatatgtAAGTAGGCAAAAGAGGGTAAATTAGCAATAAATGTCGATTTTGGAATATAATGAGGGAAATAGATCGAAAATAGACTGATTTTAGAGAGAGAAATAGAAAACGCTCGCTGTAGAATGCGTTTTGTTCTGATGTATCTGAACACACAATTTACAAAATGTTTAGAtgcttaaatattgttttaaactttcttttataaatttaattaataattaataaatatattattttcaagttttt
The Gossypium raimondii isolate GPD5lz chromosome 8, ASM2569854v1, whole genome shotgun sequence DNA segment above includes these coding regions:
- the LOC105790121 gene encoding uncharacterized protein LOC105790121; the protein is MGFKIFVVAMMVGFIAAAQISLASTVPAFLWAPGFSSVESKESVNYQIMSPKDLANSVLSQGGWSDLLCSERKNERPVDLAVVFVGRELHSSDVAGNKHADPTLLNLLKDSFTKSNFSMAFPYVATSEEETMENLLVSSFKEACGNGLGVANVAFLESCSIEGGDFQKLANLHSVHDHLVSRMEKRTKGETDLVVLCHGGFQSLKELDQPFPESEILTEVMSSVEQSGAKYAALYVSDPFKSIHYPGYRELERFLADDTAKNGSASPKVCDEVCQLKSSLLEGVLVGIVLLLILVSGLCCMMGIDTPTRFEAPQEN